In Uranotaenia lowii strain MFRU-FL chromosome 2, ASM2978415v1, whole genome shotgun sequence, one genomic interval encodes:
- the LOC129747972 gene encoding phospholipase A1: protein MVLSESQLALCTVFTLYLGGLPLMYSPAPRGDCENCCPIREPKDIQFFLFTRQNRDKGDVLFVSDKKHLRKSHLNRTNPLVIYMHGFSERAPGGAGESSKQIKDAFLDAGDYNVVLVDWSPLTALPWYVNSVQNGPRVGRYIARFIRFLVLSNYPLKQIHLIGFSLGAEVAGFAGKTLNEWGMKLPRITGLDPAFPLYVFERASQRLSPSDAEFVDVIHTDGGLLGYPWPLGHVDFYPNGGIPLQPGCAQQELSKNRWLGVIIGCSHARAWQYFAESVTRPKAFLCDRCENQTNDDESGTQKRDTSAKGNCTMAKQVYMGMHTDRTLRGSYYLTTNPEPPFGRNLPLD from the exons GTGGACTTCCGCTAATGTACAGCCCAGCCCCACGAGGTGATTGCGAAAATTGCTGCCCCATCCGGGAACCGAAGGATATTCAGTTTTTCCTTTTCACAAG acaaaaccGTGACAAGGGAGATGTGCTCTTCGTTTCGGACAAGAAACATCTGCGAAAGTCCCACCTCAACAGGACCAATCCGTTGGTGATCTATATGCATGGGTTCTCGGAACGGGCACCAGGCGGCGCCGGCGAGAGCAGCAAACAGATAAAGGATG CTTTTCTGGACGCCGGCGATTACAACGTGGTTCTGGTGGATTGGAGTCCCCTAACGGCGCTCCCGTGGTACGTCAATTCGGTGCAGAATGGGCCCCGAGTAGGGCGGTACATAGCGCGGTTCATTCGGTTTCTGGTCCTATCGAACTACCCCCTGAAGCAGATCCATCTGATTGGGTTCAGCCTTGGGGCGGAAGTGGCCGGTTTTGCCGGCAAGACGCTGAACGAGTGGGGCATGAAGCTGCCCAGGATTACGG GCCTAGACCCAGCCTTCCCTTTGTACGTTTTCGAACGAGCCTCTCAAAGATTGAGCCCAAGCGACGCCGAATTTGTGGACGTCATCCATACCGACGGAGGTCTCCTGGGCTATCCCTGGCCCCTGGGGCACGTGGACTTCTACCCTAATGGCGGAATCCCTCTGCAACCGGGTTGTGCCCAACAGGAGCTGTCCAAGAATCGCTGGCTCGGAGTCATCATCGGATGTTCCCACGCCCGGGCATGGCAATATTTCGCCGAATCTGTCACCCGACCGAAAGCCTTCCTGTGTGATCGATGCGAGAATCAAACGAATGATGACGAAAGTGGAACTCAGAAACGGGACACCTCGGCCAAGGGTAACTGCACTATGGCCAAGCAAGTGTACATGGGAATGCACACGGATCGAACCCTCCGGGGAAGCTACTACCTGACGACCAATCCGGAACCACCTTTCGGAAGAAATCTGCCATTGGATTGA